The DNA window TGCCCCGCTTTGGAAGGTCGAGAGTCGTGGCGGTTCGGTGGATGCAGTCGTACTTTTCCGCCGTGAAGTCCTCATACCGGAGGAGGAGGCAGTCCGGTGTCTTTTGTTGGAGGATGCGCAGGCCCTCAATGGCACGGAGCCAGCGTTTGGCCAGAAGCTCGATGTAGCTATCGGCAGAGATCTGCCAGCCATCGGCGTCCAGAAGTGTGCGCGACGCTGAAAGGTGTTGACGATCCTCGTCACGAAGGGTCGTCCGATGACCGGGAAGACCGCGGCTATCCAGCAAGCTTCGAATATTGGCACGAGGATCGCGGGCCACGAACACATACGTTGCGTTGGGGAATCGCTCTGCGACCTGTTCAGGGAAAAAGGTCATCATCGGCTCCTTGAACAGATCCGTAGAGAAGAAATAGGGATGGTCTGCGACAATACGAGCGAATGACGGATCCCTGCGCATCACAGAAAGGCCGCGATATCCCCAAAGCGGGGGAATATCCACTGTTTTGGAAAGGGCTCCGTAATCGGCCAGGAGATGGGCAATGGCCGAAGTTCCGGACTTCTGATTGCCCAGCACAATGATTGGCGTTTCGTTCACCGAGGCGGTAACGTGGCGC is part of the Salinibacter sp. 10B genome and encodes:
- a CDS encoding sulfotransferase — encoded protein: MSFPGTDLLHSALSVLRRGVMRVRHVTASVNETPIIVLGNQKSGTSAIAHLLADYGALSKTVDIPPLWGYRGLSVMRRDPSFARIVADHPYFFSTDLFKEPMMTFFPEQVAERFPNATYVFVARDPRANIRSLLDSRGLPGHRTTLRDEDRQHLSASRTLLDADGWQISADSYIELLAKRWLRAIEGLRILQQKTPDCLLLRYEDFTAEKYDCIHRTATTLDLPKRGTIADKLDVAFQPRGDHRDKDWETFFGSDNLSIITTVCGEEMERLGYDRSRRSPY